The Dehalococcoidia bacterium DNA segment GCCAGGCCCTTCGCGAACGGCAGCGCCTCCTCGGCGAGTGGCGAACCGTCTAGCGGCACGAGGATGCGGTCGAAGGAAGGGGGCGCACCACGCGTTGCCGGACCGATGGCCAGGACCGGACAGGGAGCGCCTCGAATGACTTTGTCGGCAACGCTTCCCATCGCCCAGCGCTCGAATCCGGTGCGACCGTGAGTCGTCGTGAGGACTAGAGAGACCCAGGGATTCTCCGCCTGGGCAAGGATAGCCGCGTAAGGCGTGCCTCTGGGGCACAGGGCCCGGACCGTGAGCCCCGACCTTTCCGCGAGAGCAGTCGCGGTCTTCCTTACGTATGCGGCCGCATCCCAGGTCTTGCCACCAAGGTCGTGCTCGGCTTCAGGGTCATCGACGTGTATGAGCTCCACATCGAACGGCGCGAGGTTGCGCAGCGCGTTCAGGTAAAGAAGGCTGGTCTCCGCCAGCTTGGATCCGTCCAGCGGGATGAGAATGGTTGGCGCCGGCATAGTGGCACCTCCTGGTCAGGGCCGGCGGGACGGCCCTCGATGCAGGCTACCTGAATTATCGCGACCGTCGCCTGCTGGCGTTGAGTGCCGTCCGGCCCTCCTCTCGCCGGCACCGTTGACATCCGCGCGCGACGTGCCATTTGGCGCTTGTAACCCCTCGGCGACGAGGCCTACCTTGGTCCTGTCTTCCGGCGCAGCAGACGTGTGCAAGGCCACGAGGCAGCGGGGACAACGATGGGGCAGAAAGCCGGGCGCGAGCCGATCGCCTTCGAAGACCTCACCACCCCGGAACAGCGGGAGTTCGGCGTATACCTGATCAGCTCGCCTGACACAGGGTACTCGCGACTCTTTACCGGCTCGTACCGCGCGGCTCGCAGGTTGGCGCGGGGACGCACCCGCTTCGGGCAGGTGGAACTCAGGTTCATCGAACCAATGGAGACGCCGGCGGTCGATTGAGCCGCGGCGCACGGCTGGCCGCGATCAAAGGCTAGTCTCCAACTTCTCAGCTCCCTGCCTTCCCAGTAATGTGGCAGTCGCGGCGACATGTGACATCTGGCCCTTCGCTGCTGTTACTCTCGGCCCTCAAGATCGCGCTTCCAGCGGCTGTACCTTGGGAGTGTCCACAGACTTGAGGAGGCGAACCATGTCTGAGTTCGAACCTGGGCCGCTCGACATCGTCCGGCCACGCAGGGGTCTGCGCGGACTGCGAGAGGAGATGCAGCGCCTGTGGGCAGGCTTCCCGGGGCTCTTCCCGGAGCCGCGGTCCTGGCGCTGGCCGTTCTTCGAAGAGCTGCGCATGCCTGCCGTCGACATGTTCGAGAAAGATGGATCGCTGGTCATCAAGGCCGACGTGCCGGGGATGAGCGCGAAGGACATCGAGATCTCAGTGAACGGCGACACGCTCACGATCTCGGGCGAGCGCAAGGAGGAGAAGGAAGTCAAGGAAGAGGACTACTACAGGGCCGAGCGCAGCTACGGACGCTTCACCCGCCAGATCGCGTTGCCCGCTGGGGTCGATACCGACAAGGCGGATGCGCAGTTCAAGGACGGGGTAGTCGAGATTCGCCTGCCTCTGAAGAAGGAGGCGCAGAAGAAGACCATCCCGGTGAAGTCCGCGGCCGGGTAGCCGCGGCCGCTGGAGGAGGACCAGGACGTCAGCGCGCAGGGCAATAAGACGGTGCCGCGACCATGCCGCCCTGCGCCTTCGGCCCACGTGGCCGTTGCCAGATGGCTCCGGGTCCTCCCGCCGGCTCGTCGAGCGGCGCTAGCCCTTGATGCAGATCATCGGCGTCAGCTTCGCGACCCGGCGGGAGAGGCCGGAGGCATGCGCCGCCTCCGCGACGGCGTCGACGTCCTTGTAGGCCCCCGGCGCTTCCTCCGCCACGCCGCGATATGAGCGCGTGCGGATGAGTATTCCCTGGGCGGCGAGGCTGTCGACGAGCGACCTACCCTGCCAGTGTTTCAGCGCCTCGTGGCGGCTCATGGCGCGGCCGGCGCCGTGACAGGAGGAGCTGAAGGAGAGCGCTTCGGCCTTCGCAGT contains these protein-coding regions:
- a CDS encoding Hsp20/alpha crystallin family protein; this translates as MSEFEPGPLDIVRPRRGLRGLREEMQRLWAGFPGLFPEPRSWRWPFFEELRMPAVDMFEKDGSLVIKADVPGMSAKDIEISVNGDTLTISGERKEEKEVKEEDYYRAERSYGRFTRQIALPAGVDTDKADAQFKDGVVEIRLPLKKEAQKKTIPVKSAAG
- a CDS encoding universal stress protein, whose translation is MPAPTILIPLDGSKLAETSLLYLNALRNLAPFDVELIHVDDPEAEHDLGGKTWDAAAYVRKTATALAERSGLTVRALCPRGTPYAAILAQAENPWVSLVLTTTHGRTGFERWAMGSVADKVIRGAPCPVLAIGPATRGAPPSFDRILVPLDGSPLAEEALPFAKGLAERLGSSLLLVRAVTPVTVADELTDSIPAAVVESYELVAGKYLEEVRLELETARPVDIAPSTGPAAEVILARVEEEPCDLVVMTSHGRHGFLRFALGSVTQRVLEASAAPVLIVRPGQWERFEPLVKARERRPA